The Anopheles merus strain MAF chromosome 2L, AmerM5.1, whole genome shotgun sequence genome has a segment encoding these proteins:
- the LOC121593075 gene encoding troponin C, isoallergen Bla g 6.0101-like isoform X2 → MSDTASEAGESTSSGAGKELSKDQLKVLRDAFNAFDKEKTGSIPTDVVGTILELLGHKLSEEELDEVIEEYDEDESGQLEFEEFVALASNYVEPEEDYEALRKELREVFMMYDKDAKGYLPVEEFKAILRELDGAVPEEELDDIVDEIDADGSGTVDFEEFMEVMTG, encoded by the exons ATGTCGGACACAGCGTCGGAAGCGGGCGAAAGTACGAGCTCGGGCGCAGGAAAG GAACTGAGCAAAGATCAGTTGAAAG TGCTGCGTGATGCGTTCAATGCGTTCGATAAGGAGAAGACGGGCAGCATCCCGACCGACGTCGTCGGCACGATTCTCGAGCTGCTCGGCCACAAGCTGTCGGAGGAGGAGCTGGACGAGGTGATCGAGGAGTACGACGAGGACGAGTCGGGCCAGCTGGAGTTTGAGGAGTTTGTGGCGCTCGCCTCGAACTACGTCGAGCCGGAGGAGGACTACGAGGCGCTGCGCAAGGAGCTGCGCGAGGTGTTCATGATGTACGACAAGGACG CGAAGGGATACCTCCCGGTGGAAGAGTTCAAGGCGATCCTGCGCGAGCTGGACGGTGCCGTGCCGGAGGAGGAGCTGGACGACATCGTTGACGAGATTGATGCCGACGGATCGGGCACGGTAGACTTTGAGG AGTTTATGGAAGTCATGACAG GATAA
- the LOC121593075 gene encoding troponin C, isoallergen Bla g 6.0101-like isoform X3 yields MEELSKDQLKVLRDAFNAFDKEKTGSIPTDVVGTILELLGHKLSEEELDEVIEEYDEDESGQLEFEEFVALASNYVEPEEDYEALRKELREVFMMYDKDAKGYLPVEEFKAILRELDGAVPEEELDDIVDEIDADGSGTVDFEEFMEVMTADYYA; encoded by the exons ATGGAA GAACTGAGCAAAGATCAGTTGAAAG TGCTGCGTGATGCGTTCAATGCGTTCGATAAGGAGAAGACGGGCAGCATCCCGACCGACGTCGTCGGCACGATTCTCGAGCTGCTCGGCCACAAGCTGTCGGAGGAGGAGCTGGACGAGGTGATCGAGGAGTACGACGAGGACGAGTCGGGCCAGCTGGAGTTTGAGGAGTTTGTGGCGCTCGCCTCGAACTACGTCGAGCCGGAGGAGGACTACGAGGCGCTGCGCAAGGAGCTGCGCGAGGTGTTCATGATGTACGACAAGGACG CGAAGGGATACCTCCCGGTGGAAGAGTTCAAGGCGATCCTGCGCGAGCTGGACGGTGCCGTGCCGGAGGAGGAGCTGGACGACATCGTTGACGAGATTGATGCCGACGGATCGGGCACGGTAGACTTTGAGG AGTTTATGGAAGTCATGACAG CCGACTACTACGCGTAA
- the LOC121593075 gene encoding troponin C, isoallergen Bla g 6.0101-like isoform X1: protein MSDTASEAGESTSSGAGKELSKDQLKVLRDAFNAFDKEKTGSIPTDVVGTILELLGHKLSEEELDEVIEEYDEDESGQLEFEEFVALASNYVEPEEDYEALRKELREVFMMYDKDAKGYLPVEEFKAILRELDGAVPEEELDDIVDEIDADGSGTVDFEEFMEVMTADYYA from the exons ATGTCGGACACAGCGTCGGAAGCGGGCGAAAGTACGAGCTCGGGCGCAGGAAAG GAACTGAGCAAAGATCAGTTGAAAG TGCTGCGTGATGCGTTCAATGCGTTCGATAAGGAGAAGACGGGCAGCATCCCGACCGACGTCGTCGGCACGATTCTCGAGCTGCTCGGCCACAAGCTGTCGGAGGAGGAGCTGGACGAGGTGATCGAGGAGTACGACGAGGACGAGTCGGGCCAGCTGGAGTTTGAGGAGTTTGTGGCGCTCGCCTCGAACTACGTCGAGCCGGAGGAGGACTACGAGGCGCTGCGCAAGGAGCTGCGCGAGGTGTTCATGATGTACGACAAGGACG CGAAGGGATACCTCCCGGTGGAAGAGTTCAAGGCGATCCTGCGCGAGCTGGACGGTGCCGTGCCGGAGGAGGAGCTGGACGACATCGTTGACGAGATTGATGCCGACGGATCGGGCACGGTAGACTTTGAGG AGTTTATGGAAGTCATGACAG CCGACTACTACGCGTAA
- the LOC121593076 gene encoding troponin C, isoallergen Bla g 6.0101-like isoform X1, whose protein sequence is MSVVDDLDKAQLELLRNAFNAFDQEKKGCIGTQMVGTILSMLGHQLDDKMLKEIIDEVDADGSGELEFEEFVTLAARFMVEEDAEAMQQELKEAFRLYDKEGNGYITTQVLREILKELDDNLTNEDLDMMIEEIDSDGSGTVDFDEFMEVMTGGDD, encoded by the exons ATGTCGGTCGTT GATGATCTGGACAAAGCTCAGCTGGAAC TGCTCCGCAATGCGTTCAACGCGTTCGATCAGGAGAAGAAGGGATGCATCGGCACCCAGATGGTCGGCACCATCCTGAGCATGTTGGGCCACCAGCTGGACGACAAGATGCTGAAGGAGATCATCGACGAGGTCGATGCGGACGGTTCGGGCGAGCTGGAGTTCGAGGAGTTCGTCACCCTCGCTGCCCGGTTCATGGTTGAGGAGGACGCCGAGGCCATGCAGCAGGAGCTGAAGGAAGCCTTCCGTCTGTACGACAAGGAGGGTAACGGCTACATCACCACCCAGGTGCTGCGCGAGATCCTCAAGGAGCTGGACGACAACCTGACCAACGAGGATCTGGACATGATGATTGAGGAAATCGATTCTGACGGTTCCGGTACCGTCGATTTCGATG AATTCATGGAAGTCATGACTGGTGGTGATGACTAA
- the LOC121593076 gene encoding troponin C, isoallergen Bla g 6.0101-like isoform X2, translating into MDDLDKAQLELLRNAFNAFDQEKKGCIGTQMVGTILSMLGHQLDDKMLKEIIDEVDADGSGELEFEEFVTLAARFMVEEDAEAMQQELKEAFRLYDKEGNGYITTQVLREILKELDDNLTNEDLDMMIEEIDSDGSGTVDFDEFMEVMTGGDD; encoded by the exons ATG GATGATCTGGACAAAGCTCAGCTGGAAC TGCTCCGCAATGCGTTCAACGCGTTCGATCAGGAGAAGAAGGGATGCATCGGCACCCAGATGGTCGGCACCATCCTGAGCATGTTGGGCCACCAGCTGGACGACAAGATGCTGAAGGAGATCATCGACGAGGTCGATGCGGACGGTTCGGGCGAGCTGGAGTTCGAGGAGTTCGTCACCCTCGCTGCCCGGTTCATGGTTGAGGAGGACGCCGAGGCCATGCAGCAGGAGCTGAAGGAAGCCTTCCGTCTGTACGACAAGGAGGGTAACGGCTACATCACCACCCAGGTGCTGCGCGAGATCCTCAAGGAGCTGGACGACAACCTGACCAACGAGGATCTGGACATGATGATTGAGGAAATCGATTCTGACGGTTCCGGTACCGTCGATTTCGATG AATTCATGGAAGTCATGACTGGTGGTGATGACTAA